The Nicotiana sylvestris chromosome 6, ASM39365v2, whole genome shotgun sequence genomic sequence ATCATAAAACACACCATGATCAAAAACTTAtcaatcaaaacaaaataaatggCATGTCTAgtaacatatatattttttgataaggtaaataattttattaacaATTAAGGGAAACCTTGTATACAAGCCGTGCGCCAAAAAGAAGAGAACCTACACAACTATATGGTTCTCAACAAAAGAGGCCCAATCCTCTATACAAGTGGGGACCTCATGAGTGCACCAAAAAAGAAACTAGAAACAAAAGGCAACTTTGCAATTTCACAAACTCAAGTTCCATCCCTtcagaggtagagggcggcctaagaagtattggggtgagatgatcaggcaggacatggcgtgATTTCAGATTTTTGAGGACATGGCTCTAGATGGGAATGTGTGGAGATCAAGCATTAGGGTTGATGGTTAGGAGGGAGTCGAGCGTTTTTCTTCCTTCGTATCGGAGGTGGGGCTAGCATGTTAGGGTGTTGTCTTGGATTATTAGTGGTGTAAGTTTGTATCCACACTATTTCTCCGTTTTTTTTTCATAGTACGGTGGCTCTATTACTAGTTGTTGTTATTGCTTTTCCATCTAGTTTTTGTTCCCTATGATGCCTATATTATCTTTCTGAAGTTTGTTGTTGTCACAGATTCTATTGTCtattttcgtcttcttgagctgagggtctctcgaaaacagtctctctacccctacggggtaggggtaaggtctacgtacattctaccctccccagaccccacttgtgggattctactgggttgttgttgttgttgtaagttcCACCCCTTCAAAAGCCCTCCTATTTCTCTCTTTCCAAATAACCCATATGATTGCTAAGAGGGCAACCCTCCAAGCCTTTGGACGTCTCTTCCCCCTCATGTGAGCCCAACTATGCAACGCCTCCTTCATTGTGCCCGGCGTCACCCATCACACCCCAAACAAAGTAAGGACCACATATTTTGGAAAATACTAACTGCAAAAAAAGGTCATGATTCATGGATGAATTGTGATTGTGAGTTGTACTTTTATTAGGTGAATCGAGGAAGTCATTTTTGAGTTAAAAAAATCTTAGAACAGTTGAAGGGGTGGTAGGAGATGGCTTAAACATGCCCAGCATGTCCCAATTGATAGAATGAATAGATTGCTAAAGCGGTTTTGCAGGCACATTTCGGCAGAGGCAGTTAAAATGGGGCCATAGCGTTAAATACTATGATTGTTTATTAATGTTAGTACACCAGTAACAAACCTTTATTGGATTTTCAGGTGCTTTAGATGACGAGCGATTCTTCTGCCTGACAAAAATCTGCAAAAAGGGTCAAGTACTTCCTCACGTTAAGCACAATTAAACTTTTAAGAAGACAATGAAATCGAGAGGATAAATGACTGACAACACTGTTGCTGCAACTGGAAGTGAACATAAGAATCACCTGATGCTTAGATTTGCAAGGAAGATAGCGCTGCTGAATTGCCCTCCAGTCTGTATTATACTCCATCAAACCCAATGCTAATAATCTGCACCAGATGCCAAGGTAATATTACTAAACTTATCAGTAATCGTAAAAGCGAATATGGGTAAAAATGAAGATCATCCATGACATTAAACCTTAAGAACCTAGTAGGGAATTGATGAAATTGCCTAAGGAAGTGGAGGATGAATGATACATGGTATATAACCAAAGCACAATGACTAAAACTGCTTAGGCTCTCACAGATATAGGTAATTAGCTTCATTCAATTGTTTTCGTACAATAGATGCAACAAAATTCTTTTCCGTTTTATGATAACACCTAATTTTGTATCACACTGAGAAATAAATTGTACTAAAAGAGATCGTTTATTTAGGGAAATTTCAGAATCCATTAAATTTTCGTAAGATGTGAATTCCAACATTCCAACTTTGCAACTCTAAAATCTAACTAAATTCACTACTTTCTCAGTTCTTCCTATAGCAAGGTTTTAGTTCACAACCTATCACCATAGCAGAGAATGACCACTGTGGAGAAGGTGAGCAATACCAACTAATAAAAGCAAGAAGCATCAAATGGCCCGAAGCAAGGCCAATGTTGCCTCAATTTTACAATCACGGCCTAATCAGTAAAGCAACTCATTTCATAAGAACCCTGATACTGCTACTGCACGAAAGGTAAAAGAAGACATAAACTCACTCATCCTCTGCATCAGTAAAAAGCACCCGGTTTGCTACCGCTGCAGGGGGTGGCTTATGAGGATACAGGGAAGGATTAAACAAAGGATAGAAGCGCTGGGCTAACTTAGCAATCTCCTTTGGAACAGGAGCAGCTGCCTGTTTTTTAGCTTTTTCTACTAATACAGCAGCCATAGTCTTCTTTGATGTTCGAAAACTTGATGAAGGAGGAGGCACAATGTTTGAATACAAGGAAGCCTGACCATCAGGTTCAGCAGTAAAATGAATACTTGGCACAGGAAACAAGGGTTCCTTCTCGGAGCAGATATCATCCATACCTCCTAGTTGCCGATGTTGGTAATCTTGCATAGCTGTCAATAAATATCACCCGTGATGAAGTAAATAAAGTATCATAAAACGAACAACCATAAGAAAACTAAATGAATTTGGTGTTCTAACATGATATACCATGAGAAACGTCATCCATGAAGTCCTTAACTAATTTGATTGGAGCCACATCAAGAACAGATAGTATTGGACCACTTATATAAGGTACCCAGGAGCCTACAGGGCATCCCACTTGACTAATAGCATCATGTCTTCCTCTTGAAGGAGAAATTCCATCAAAAGGCTGCACCATGTTAAGTCCAGATGAGCAATCTCCCTGCAAAACATGTGCTGAAGACATTTTGTTGGTGATTTGGGCACGCGAAGTCTTCGAAGGTTCATCAGACACTGAGGGATGAACATATGGGGAGAAGAAGCAAAAACTGGGATATGGCACACTTCTACTTGCTAACACTTCATCATGTTTATGAAGCATTTGTGATATCAATTCCCGAACATCAGAAGCAATGTGCCGTCTGGCCGGCTCAAGAACACAAACGGCAAAAACCTGAATAAGAAGTTGAACATGCTCATGTATCAAACAATGTAATTGTCCTATCTGATGGGCTGTAAATCCATTCATACAGCCATCATTTGCAGCCGACAGATTGGGTGAAGCTAGAGAACATCTTGGCAACATCATGCTTTTTGCACCATGTCCAGAGTAAGGAGAAATGGGCAGATATGGTAACAAAGGGCGTAGTGGCCTATTTGACAGTCCTAAAACCTTCTTCTTGTTCTCAACAGAAGCTCTTTGGCGCCTAATTTGCCTAGTCTTAGGTCTTCGACTAACAGCCTCGTACTCCTCTTCAGCATCATCCTTCACGTGTTCATCAATGTCACTCTCCAATGCCTCCTCAATTTCAAGCTCAAAATCTGCATCGTtgtcttcatcttcatcatcagCATTTTCATTCTCTTGTACATTTCCAGAATTTCCATCTCCACCCAGTAAAACAGCTGCAAGAAACTTCCTGTACTCTTCATCGTCAGCATTCTGAAGATCATCCTCATCATCTGTTTCTTGAAGAAATGTCTCGAGTTCATCAAGTGTACGGCTAGCAAGTGAGTACCGCGCTCTAGTGCGCTTGCATATGGCATCTTCATTATCCATATCTATGATGGATCTCCTTGAATTTGCAACATTGTTACACTCTCCAACTGAAAGATCTTCAATGCCCTCTCCCCCTCCACTAAATACAGTCCTCTTGTTATTTGAAATTCCACTTTCAGGTTCAGTATCCAAAACAGATTCTTTCTCCTTGAGTTCAGAAGAAGAGATTTTCTTCACGTCTTCTGGACAAGCTCCAGAAGAAGCTCTATTTTGCATCACAGTTTCCACACCAAGTTCTTTGTCTCCAATGAGACAGTCCTGTCGCAAACCTGGCATTCTTTCTTTGCAATAAGCTTTCAATGATTCAGCAATGTTCTCCACACTGTCAACAACATCAGCATCCAAACCCTCGATTTCTGAGCTCAGGCTTGAAGAAGCATCAGGAGAAACAGCTTCTTTTAACAAAGGATTAAAGTCCACATCCTCTTCCTCGTCTTCGTCATACTCAATCTCATCGCCATCCCTGTTACAACCACCATCGTGGTGTTCGTTCTTTTGTTCATCGTTCTTTTGTTCATCAGCCTCTTGTTCTAGAGGACTTCCATTGTTGGATAAGTTGCTGCGTACCAAGAGCACATTCTCCTGATGGGACTCTTTATCTTCATTAGATAATGCAGTTGAACTCAAAGACAAAGACATCTTCAGCACAGAATTTGAAAAGGCTGATGCCTATGAATACTGACAAACACTTAGCACTCAACTGTATCCTCAAAAATGACTAAATATTTGCCTCTCCGTACTAGATGCTCCTCCATCACAACCTGCAAAATTTCAAAAAGCAAGGTTGGTCGGAAGCACTGAAAAAGGCTAAATATCACTCACATTCACTGTTAGTACCAGGTCACCTAAATTAGAAATGTCAAGTAGAATAGATAAGAACGAACAAACATAGTGTGAACAGGGAAAGCAAAGGAAAACCAATACTCACAATCACAACCAAATCCAACGCAAGCATAAAGTAGCGATAATTCCAGTTTATTCAGAACTAAACAAGGACCAAACAACATCTGGGGCCAAACACTAAGAAACTTAGATGTTGTAAACATAGTATGAACAGGGAAAGCAAAGGAAAACCAAAACTCACAATCCCAACCAAATCCCACGCAAGCATAAAATGGTGACAATGTGCAGTTTATTCAGAAATAAACAAGGATCAAACAACATCTGCGCCCAAAGATCAAGAAACTTAGACGAACAACAGAGCAACTCAAAAGTCGGCCGGTTCACATACTCGTTATGTGGGGATTATAATATAGCGATTGTTTATGCAGTGATTAATAATGAAGGGATTGTTATGTGATGATTAATTATAAAGGGATTGTCATACATGAATTAGTTACTCTAAAAGGGCACACTTTATCCCgcatataaaaaaaaaagattccCATATAACTTAATACCAACATTATTTAATATCGCAAATCAAATGCTCTGTGGTTTTTTCTTTTTGTGGCCGACCAAACTTTGTATTAGCTTATACATGCTGGGATTAATTTGCTCAAATACCACAATCTAACACCCGTTTTAATTTAGTAAGAGCTTTGAGAAATCAGCAAGTAGTTGACGTAACTTTGATTCTTATTCAGCATGCAATACCGGAATGTGTTCAAGTCTGTAGAATAGGATTGAGGCATAGTTGATTGATCTGTTTGATCGATCAGCTGAAAGACCTGAGCTTTTGACCCCATTCATGTGTTATCAAACTGGAATTCTCCTTAGACCAAACTACTTCTACTAATAAATTAAAAATTCTTAGTCACAGACAGGGATTGAAATGATAGGGGCGGTTGTTCACATGTGACATACTAGAAAACAAGTTGAGTTTTAGACTTTCATATAATTTCACGGTGAACATAAAAAAAGGTAGTAACTTTTTTCAATATTTTCTAAATAAAATCAAATAGGAGTGGAAATTCAATACAATGGAGATAGACATTTACACCGTCATGTAATTTCGACCTGAAGTGCACTCATTTCTTCTATATTCGAAATTCAATAATTGAACTAACAATTGACAATTGTTTCAGAAACAGTAAAATTGCGGTTCGTAGAAAAGCTCCACCAGTTTGAAAGAGGTGATTAAACCACTTTACTTAGTCGAGTATTGTTTCTTCTTGTGCTAATGTGCTACTGTGACATCTCCAATTCAGGTAAGTTATGGGTAAACAGAATATGAACTAGAATACCTAATTGGCCGTAGAGAGGTTTCAACAATGGCCGATTAACACAGACCGGATGAAGGTCTTTGCGTTTTGGAACTTCGGGTGGAGTAGGGAGACCCGGGTGACCCGGTTTGGGGTAGGTACCGTGAAGGACAACCCGGAATTTGGCAGGCGATGTTTGATTATTTGGGCCCGACTACAGAATTATAAAAGGTATTAAGGATTCATTTGTTTTTATTAAAACTAGTTTCTCGACACGTGCGTTGCATGTGAACTACTTACTTTTTTCTTTAAATAAGCCATTCACCTAGGTTTTCATCTCCTATGATGATGGGCATGACTCCTACCATATTAATAAACAAAAGATACAAGGAGGGGGACACAAAACCTTATCTTCAAAGAAAAGTTACAAAAGAAGACACTAATGGAAAGCAATGAGAATTTCCCATtttcagttcaagttcagcagaaAGGTTCACTAAACATATGACTATTTCAATTATAaaatcctcatttgttcat encodes the following:
- the LOC104230792 gene encoding uncharacterized protein — translated: MSLSLSSTALSNEDKESHQENVLLVRSNLSNNGSPLEQEADEQKNDEQKNEHHDGGCNRDGDEIEYDEDEEEDVDFNPLLKEAVSPDASSSLSSEIEGLDADVVDSVENIAESLKAYCKERMPGLRQDCLIGDKELGVETVMQNRASSGACPEDVKKISSSELKEKESVLDTEPESGISNNKRTVFSGGGEGIEDLSVGECNNVANSRRSIIDMDNEDAICKRTRARYSLASRTLDELETFLQETDDEDDLQNADDEEYRKFLAAVLLGGDGNSGNVQENENADDEDEDNDADFELEIEEALESDIDEHVKDDAEEEYEAVSRRPKTRQIRRQRASVENKKKVLGLSNRPLRPLLPYLPISPYSGHGAKSMMLPRCSLASPNLSAANDGCMNGFTAHQIGQLHCLIHEHVQLLIQVFAVCVLEPARRHIASDVRELISQMLHKHDEVLASRSVPYPSFCFFSPYVHPSVSDEPSKTSRAQITNKMSSAHVLQGDCSSGLNMVQPFDGISPSRGRHDAISQVGCPVGSWVPYISGPILSVLDVAPIKLVKDFMDDVSHAMQDYQHRQLGGMDDICSEKEPLFPVPSIHFTAEPDGQASLYSNIVPPPSSSFRTSKKTMAAVLVEKAKKQAAAPVPKEIAKLAQRFYPLFNPSLYPHKPPPAAVANRVLFTDAEDELLALGLMEYNTDWRAIQQRYLPCKSKHQIFVRQKNRSSSKAPENPIKAVRRMKSSPLTAEEVARIEEGLKVFKFDWMSVWKFIVPYRDPSLLPRQWRTAIGTQKSYKSDASKKAKRRLYEERRKSKAAALETWHISSEREDNVADYAVAENSGANNCTERDEEAYVHEAFLADWRPAVSSIQVNHSMSDLAKKIPPAQLLGDESSLVAEEMNSHRSGNGRSHISNEFPVSLRASETESFSRPYRARKFNNGQLVKLAPGLPPVNLPPSVRVISQSAFKSYHGGTYPGAFGGDACTGDTVRDNTVPKIASPAKNYFVKDGPFSSSAGRNSISNQNLQETSVSKDNKNVTEGKDESGLQMHPLLFRAPEDGPLPYYQSNSSLSTSSSFNFFSGCQPQLNLSLFHHPRQLAHTVNFLDKSSKLRDKTSISSGFDFHPLLQRTDDANCDLEAASSAARTSCISESSRGRCTQVQNAVDSSSNAACSIPSSPVGKSNEVDLEMHLSFTSRKQKAMGSRGDTDHYMGRSLTSASDSGDQNHHINRTPNITMQHHDSGATAMILSSDEENGNDVDYMPDQSLAEIVMEQEELSDSEEEIGEDVEFECEEMEDSEGEEIFESEEIINDKNEVVDFHQTMEVNGIRFWRYTAGHVPWCCHVYG